One Leopardus geoffroyi isolate Oge1 chromosome B1, O.geoffroyi_Oge1_pat1.0, whole genome shotgun sequence DNA window includes the following coding sequences:
- the ZFP42 gene encoding zinc finger protein 42 homolog, which produces MDQQLKKKVKTCGWKGLGRRAFSGDKPKPSKARPAQQEPFDMPWALEDEGVFFESSHLVVGEDSFSDCYIECIIRGEFSEPILEEDSLKSLNYQEEESEQELSQQVLTASSLLGKSLKCVQKGAKQELSQQTGENSQLEYSEYETGKKLSPGGIPSTDVSDPKQFAEFARKKPTKNKEYDAPERIVCPHSGCTKKLKNRASLRRHLLVHAPRDHVCAECGKAFNESAKLKRHFLVHTGERPFRCTFEGCGKRFSLDYNLRTHVRIHTGEKRFVCPFESCHKRFVQSNNLKVHMLTHAKTNKNP; this is translated from the coding sequence ATGGACCAGCAACTGAAGAAAAAGGTAAAGACTTGTGGCTGGAAAGGCTTGGGTAGAAGAGCCTTCAGTGGGGATAAACCAAAGCCATCCAAGGCACGGCCAGCCCAACAAGAACCTTTTGACATGCCATGGGCCTTAGAAGATGAAGGTGTATTCTTTGAAAGTAGCCACCTAGTTGTTGGAGAAGATTCCTTCTCTGATTGTTACATAGAATGCATAATAAGAGGTGAGTTTTCTGAACCCATCCTGGAAGAAGACTCACTGAAGTCCCTTAACTACCAGGAAGAAGAATCAGAACAAGAGCTTTCTCAACAGGTTCTTACTGCAAGCTCGCTTCTGGGGAAATCCTTGAAATGTGTGCAAAAAGGGGCAAAACAAGAACTTTCTCAGCAGACTGGAGAGAATTCACAGCTTGAGTATTCAGAGTATGAGACAGGCAAGAAGCTTTCTCCTGGAGGAATACCCAGCACTGATGTATCAGATCCTAAACAGTTTGCAGAATTTGCTAGAAAGAAGCCCACAAAAAATAAGGAATATGATGCTCCAGAAAGAATTGTTTGTCCTCACAGTGGATGcacaaaaaagttaaagaatagaGCTTCCCTGAGAAGGCATCTCCTCGTTCATGCTCCCCGAGATCATGTATGTGCAGAATGTGGGAAAGCATTCAATGAGAGTGCAAaactaaaaagacattttctggTTCATACTGGAGAGAGGCCATTTCGGTGTACTTTTGAAGGGTGCGGAAAACGTTTTTCCCTGGACTACAATTTGCGTACCCACGTACGTATCCATACTGGGGAGAAACGTTttgtgtgtccctttgaaagcTGTCATAAGAGGTTTGTCCAGTCAAATAACCTGAAAGTTCATATGTTAACTCATGCAAAGACCAACAAAAATCCGTGa